The Methylomicrobium lacus LW14 genome window below encodes:
- the tatA gene encoding twin-arginine translocase TatA/TatE family subunit, protein MGIGISELIVLLLIVVVLFGTKRLRTVGSDLGAAIKGFRNAVKDQDSPEQVAEDKKPIEGETITKHQEKT, encoded by the coding sequence ATGGGCATCGGCATCTCCGAATTAATAGTGTTACTGCTGATCGTGGTGGTGCTGTTCGGCACCAAACGATTACGCACGGTCGGCTCCGATCTTGGCGCCGCGATCAAAGGTTTCCGCAACGCGGTCAAGGACCAGGACAGTCCAGAACAGGTCGCCGAGGATAAAAAGCCGATCGAAGGCGAAACGATTACCAAACACCAGGAAAAAACCTAA